In a genomic window of Quercus lobata isolate SW786 chromosome 4, ValleyOak3.0 Primary Assembly, whole genome shotgun sequence:
- the LOC115988022 gene encoding putative FBD-associated F-box protein At1g61330, with amino-acid sequence MAAPKRENQTGSQSPQKRTKKVHNQHQNNLISHIDGVSSNPNRSGNLPDDILDRIFSFLPIKQAVEIGVLSPRFKKSWLFNRKILFDREFARHHDREEYIHIVNHVFNSHVGSRIQSLSLCFDPTAKEHMIERWLKICAEKGIEELDLDFFQGRDVFKISQFLDIKSLTTLKLVYCEVDLPPQLTGLSFLTTLILKKVDLNTETMETLFFHCLLLETVDLWQCCNIQHLKVCARSLKRFKVLKVRHCTEILSIEIDAPTLRSIYYIGNVVKFQFAEVLHLDEVLLNFSPSRCFAKASLVENLVSDLSYANVLTTTSAFLEGLTTRIRDGAFRDLQFRLWNLKEFQLFMEGTSYCNLFDIASFLKNCPSLEKLFLDLNDFSFDCGFYWELHQKQLLQYFPHFFTGLKFIKVKGFKFQKHELELVRFLLGKAVFLETLVLVTPRTGRVRIYEPADAINYKRLIFSWRASPKTNIVLLDHYHDKGPVQPKVSQFG; translated from the exons ATGGCTGCACCAAAAAGAGAGAACCAAACAGGTTCACAATCACCACAAAAGAGAACCAAGAAGGTTCACAATCAGCACCAAAACAATCTTATTAGTCACATAGATGGTGTTAGTTCAAATCCTAATCGTTCAGGGAACCTTCCTGACGATATTCTTGATAGGATTTTCTCGTTCTTGCCAATCAAACAAGCGGTGGAGATCGGAGTTTTGTCACCAAGGTTTAAGAAATCTTGGCTTTTCAATCGTAAAATACTGTTTGACAGAGAGTTTGCTAGACATCATGATCGTGAGGAGTATATTCACATAGTAAACCATGTTTTCAATTCTCACGTGGGTTCGAGAATTCAAAGCCTAAGTTTGTGTTTTGATCCCACAGCTAAGGAACACATGATTGAGAGATGGCTCAAAATATGCGCTGAAAAAGGCATTGAAGAGCttgatttagatttttttcaagGGAGAGATGTTTTTAAGATTTCACAGTTTCTTGACATCAAATCATTGACAACATTGAAACTAGTTTACTGTGAAGTTGATCTTCCACCACAGTTGACAGGTTTGAGTTTCTTGACCACTCTCATCCTTAAGAAAGTCGATCTCAACACTGAAACGATGGAAACCTTGTTTTTCCATTGTTTACTCCTTGAGACTGTGGACCTATGGCAGTGTTGTAATATTCAACATTTGAAGGTTTGTGCTAGGAGCCTTAAGAGGTTTAAGGTCTTGAAAGTTAGACATTGCACTGAAATTTTGAGCATTGAAATCGATGCCCCGACTCTACGCtcaatttattatattgggAATGTTGTTAAATTTCAATTTGCTGAGGTCTTGCACTTGGATGAAGTGTTGCTTAATTTCTCTCCCTCTAGATGTTTTGCAAAGGCCTCTCTAGTGGAAAATTTGGTATCTGATCTCTCTTATGCTAATGTTCTGACTACAACTAGTGCATTTCTTGAG GGCTTGACAACAAGAATTCGGGATGGAGCTTTTCGAGATTTGCAATTCAGATTATGGAATTTGAAGGAATTTCAGTTATTCATGGAAGGTACAAGCTATTGCAATCTTTTTGATATTGCTTCTTTTCTCAAGAATTGCCCGAGCCTAGAGAAACTGTTTCTTGAT ctcaatgatttttcttttgactgCGGGTTTTACTGGGAATTACATCAGAAGCAACTACTTCAGTACTTCCCTCACTTCTTCACTGGCCtcaaattcattaaagtgaaaggtttcaagtttcaaaagcaTGAACTAGAGTTGGTGAGGTTTCTCCTAGGGAAGGCAGTATTCTTGGAGACTCTAGTTCTAGTCACTCCTAGAACTGGCCGTGTAAGAATATATGAACCTGCAGATGCAATAAATTACAAAAGACTTATTTTCTCTTGGAGAGCGTCTCCAAAAACCAATATAGTTCTACTTGATCATTATCATGACAAGGGTCCTGTTCAACCAAAAGTTTCACAGTTTGGATAG